One region of Rana temporaria chromosome 11, aRanTem1.1, whole genome shotgun sequence genomic DNA includes:
- the VPS51 gene encoding vacuolar protein sorting-associated protein 51 homolog isoform X1 has protein sequence MAATGSMDEEDMGKKRKAHGMLKLYYGITEEGKSGERLLDPTDIDGVHFNPDMYLTKLRKESSLAELMDVEADMVRQIRALDSDMQTLVYENYNKFISATDTIRKMKNDFKKMEDEMDGLAANMAVITEFSASISSTLQERHQHITKLSGVHTLLRKLQFLFELPARLKKCIEMGAFAQAVSYHTKAKSVLQQYQHMPSFHGIQTDCQAIMAGLAHTLRQRFREPSSSPQELSECIELLLSLEEPAHLLCDEFLAHGRGRLASHLSDLEGASDILEFVDRGCGGFISDTCLLAASYQNLFCKESGSTAQMAERKLTTFLDELSEGYFEIVEKRLREEKSPGDNSLLVRALDRFHRRLQAPSKLVPGCSFNRRGTEIVVRAAQERLAQYLQALKEFFQGCITDVRQALAAPRVPGKESPALGELLAMLSGSVLNQIKSVLASVHLFTAKDVAFSDKPYFKGEFCSQGVREGLIVAFIKSVCQTARQFCDSPGEKSANTPPLLLLLLSRLCLDYETSTISYILTLTDEQFLGQDHSTVTPVSTLCSIARSTAQTLLNQYVKSQGLVVSQMLRKSVETRDWVTTIEPRNVRAVMKRVVEDITSVDVQVGLLYEEGVRKAHSSDSSKRTFSVYSSSRLQGRYAQSYTPSAPMDTSLLSNIQKLFSERIDIFSTVQFNKVSILTGIIKISLKTFLECVRLRTFGRFGLQQIQVDCHYLQLYLWRFVSDENLVHCLLDEVVCSAAHRCLDPSPMEQSVIDVICERG, from the exons ATGGCTGCCACCGGTAGTATGGACGAAGAGGATATGGGGAAAAAACGGAAAGCTCACGGAATGTTGAAGCTGTATTATGGTATAACGGAGGAAGGGAAGAGCGGCGAGAGGTTGTTGGATCCCACCGATATTGATGGCGTTCACTTCAACCCCGACATGTATCTGACTAAG TTAAGAAAAGAAAGTTCTCTGGCAGAGTTGATGGATGTTGAAGCTGATATGGTTCGCCAGATACGCGCTTTGGACAGCGACATGCAGACCTTGGTGTACGAGAACTATAATAAGTTCATATCGGCTACAG ATACCATTCGTAAAAtgaaaaatgattttaaaaagatGGAGGATGAGATGGATGGACTGGCAGCTAACATGGCAGTAATCACCGAATTTAGTGCCAGCATCAGCAGTACCTTGCAGGAGAGACACCAACATATTACCAAGCTTAGTG GTGTGCACACCCTCCTGCGTAAACTGCAGTTCCTGTTTGAACTCCCTGCTCGACtgaagaagtgcattgaaatggGTGCCTTTGCCCAGGCTGTGTCATATCATACTAAAGCTAAAAGTGTGCTCCAGCAATACCAGCACATGCCTTCCTTCCATGGCATCCAAACTGATTGCCAGGCCATCATGGCGGGCTTGGCACATACACTGCGCCAAAGATTCAG GGAGCCCTCTTCTTCCCCCCAGGAACTATCTGAATGTATTGAACTGCTCTTGAGTCTGGAGGAGCCAGCTCACCTGCTTTGTGATGAGTTTCTAGCTCACGGACGTGGACGCTTGGCTTCTCACCTCTCTGATCTAGAAGGGGCCAGTGACATCCTGGAATTTGTTGACCGGGGCTGTGGTGGTTTTATTAGTGACACTTGTCTCCTAGCAGCTTCTTACCAGAATCTGTTCTGTAAAGAATCGGGAAGCACAGCACAGATGGCTGAACGGAAGCTTACCACGTTCTTAGATGAGCTCAGTGAAGGCTACTTTGAGATAGTTGAGAAGCGGTTGCGAGAGGAAAAGAGTCCAGGAGACAACTCGCTATTAGTCCGGGCACTGGACAGATTCCATAGACGGCTCCAGGCACCATCCAAATTAGTACCGGGGTGCAGCTTTAATCGGAGAGGAACGGAGATTGTGGTTAGAGCAGCACAGGAGCGGCTGGCTCAATACTTACAGGCTTTAAAAGAATTCTTCCAGGGTTGTATAACGGATGTTCGACAAGCACTTGCAGCTCCAAGAGTTCCTGGGAAAGAGTCTCCAGCATTGGGTGAACTACTAGCCATGCTCTCTGGTTCTGTTTTAAACCAGATTAAATCTGTTTTGGCCTCAGTGCACCTATTCACAGCTAAAGATGTGGCTTTCTCAGACAAACCATACTTTAAG GGTGAGTTCTGTAGTCAGGGTGTCCGGGAAGGACTGATTGTCGCTTTCATCAAGTCTGTGTGCCAGACAGCGCGGCAGTTCTGTGACTCCCCAGGGGAGAAGAGTGCCAATACACCACCACTGCTCTTGTTGCTTCTCTCTCGGCTCTGCTTGGACTACGAGACCTCAACCATCAGCTACATTCTGACCTTGACAGATGAACAGTTTCTGGGTCAG GACCACTCTACAGTCACCCCTGTCAGTACGCTGTGCTCAATAGCTCGCTCCACTGCTCAGACCCTACTCAACCAGTATGTGAAGTCTCAGGGTCTAGTTGTTTCTCAGATGCTGCGCAAGAGTGTTGAGACTCGGGACTGGGTGACGACCATAGAACCACGGAATGTCCGAGCAGTTATGAAGAGAGTAGTGGAAGACATTACCAGTGTCGATGTACAG GTTGGTTTACTGTATGAGGAAGGAGTGCGGAAAGCACATAGTAGTGATTCCAGTAAACGCACCTTCTCTGTGTATAGCAGCTCACGTCTGCAGGGAAGATATGCACAGAGCTACACCCCCAG TGCTCCCATGGACACCAGCCTTCTGAGTAATATCCAGAAGTTATTCTCAGAGAGAATAGACATATTTAGCACTGTGCAGTTTAACAAG GTTTCTATCCTTACCGGTATTATAAAAATCAGCCTTAAGACATTCCTGGAGTGTGTCCGCCTCCGCACATTTGGCCGCTTCGGTCTGCAGCAAATACAAGTTGATTGTCACTACCTGCAGCTGTACCTGTGGCGATTTGTCAGCGATGAAAATCTAGTCCATTGCCTCTTAGATGAGGTGGTGtgcagtgcagcccatcggtgcctggATCCTTCACCCATGGAGCAAAGTGTAATAGACGTCATATGTGAGCGAGGCTAA
- the VPS51 gene encoding vacuolar protein sorting-associated protein 51 homolog isoform X2 gives MSSSNPSDTIRKMKNDFKKMEDEMDGLAANMAVITEFSASISSTLQERHQHITKLSGVHTLLRKLQFLFELPARLKKCIEMGAFAQAVSYHTKAKSVLQQYQHMPSFHGIQTDCQAIMAGLAHTLRQRFREPSSSPQELSECIELLLSLEEPAHLLCDEFLAHGRGRLASHLSDLEGASDILEFVDRGCGGFISDTCLLAASYQNLFCKESGSTAQMAERKLTTFLDELSEGYFEIVEKRLREEKSPGDNSLLVRALDRFHRRLQAPSKLVPGCSFNRRGTEIVVRAAQERLAQYLQALKEFFQGCITDVRQALAAPRVPGKESPALGELLAMLSGSVLNQIKSVLASVHLFTAKDVAFSDKPYFKGEFCSQGVREGLIVAFIKSVCQTARQFCDSPGEKSANTPPLLLLLLSRLCLDYETSTISYILTLTDEQFLGQDHSTVTPVSTLCSIARSTAQTLLNQYVKSQGLVVSQMLRKSVETRDWVTTIEPRNVRAVMKRVVEDITSVDVQVGLLYEEGVRKAHSSDSSKRTFSVYSSSRLQGRYAQSYTPSAPMDTSLLSNIQKLFSERIDIFSTVQFNKVSILTGIIKISLKTFLECVRLRTFGRFGLQQIQVDCHYLQLYLWRFVSDENLVHCLLDEVVCSAAHRCLDPSPMEQSVIDVICERG, from the exons ATGTCATCATCCAATCCTTCAGATACCATTCGTAAAAtgaaaaatgattttaaaaagatGGAGGATGAGATGGATGGACTGGCAGCTAACATGGCAGTAATCACCGAATTTAGTGCCAGCATCAGCAGTACCTTGCAGGAGAGACACCAACATATTACCAAGCTTAGTG GTGTGCACACCCTCCTGCGTAAACTGCAGTTCCTGTTTGAACTCCCTGCTCGACtgaagaagtgcattgaaatggGTGCCTTTGCCCAGGCTGTGTCATATCATACTAAAGCTAAAAGTGTGCTCCAGCAATACCAGCACATGCCTTCCTTCCATGGCATCCAAACTGATTGCCAGGCCATCATGGCGGGCTTGGCACATACACTGCGCCAAAGATTCAG GGAGCCCTCTTCTTCCCCCCAGGAACTATCTGAATGTATTGAACTGCTCTTGAGTCTGGAGGAGCCAGCTCACCTGCTTTGTGATGAGTTTCTAGCTCACGGACGTGGACGCTTGGCTTCTCACCTCTCTGATCTAGAAGGGGCCAGTGACATCCTGGAATTTGTTGACCGGGGCTGTGGTGGTTTTATTAGTGACACTTGTCTCCTAGCAGCTTCTTACCAGAATCTGTTCTGTAAAGAATCGGGAAGCACAGCACAGATGGCTGAACGGAAGCTTACCACGTTCTTAGATGAGCTCAGTGAAGGCTACTTTGAGATAGTTGAGAAGCGGTTGCGAGAGGAAAAGAGTCCAGGAGACAACTCGCTATTAGTCCGGGCACTGGACAGATTCCATAGACGGCTCCAGGCACCATCCAAATTAGTACCGGGGTGCAGCTTTAATCGGAGAGGAACGGAGATTGTGGTTAGAGCAGCACAGGAGCGGCTGGCTCAATACTTACAGGCTTTAAAAGAATTCTTCCAGGGTTGTATAACGGATGTTCGACAAGCACTTGCAGCTCCAAGAGTTCCTGGGAAAGAGTCTCCAGCATTGGGTGAACTACTAGCCATGCTCTCTGGTTCTGTTTTAAACCAGATTAAATCTGTTTTGGCCTCAGTGCACCTATTCACAGCTAAAGATGTGGCTTTCTCAGACAAACCATACTTTAAG GGTGAGTTCTGTAGTCAGGGTGTCCGGGAAGGACTGATTGTCGCTTTCATCAAGTCTGTGTGCCAGACAGCGCGGCAGTTCTGTGACTCCCCAGGGGAGAAGAGTGCCAATACACCACCACTGCTCTTGTTGCTTCTCTCTCGGCTCTGCTTGGACTACGAGACCTCAACCATCAGCTACATTCTGACCTTGACAGATGAACAGTTTCTGGGTCAG GACCACTCTACAGTCACCCCTGTCAGTACGCTGTGCTCAATAGCTCGCTCCACTGCTCAGACCCTACTCAACCAGTATGTGAAGTCTCAGGGTCTAGTTGTTTCTCAGATGCTGCGCAAGAGTGTTGAGACTCGGGACTGGGTGACGACCATAGAACCACGGAATGTCCGAGCAGTTATGAAGAGAGTAGTGGAAGACATTACCAGTGTCGATGTACAG GTTGGTTTACTGTATGAGGAAGGAGTGCGGAAAGCACATAGTAGTGATTCCAGTAAACGCACCTTCTCTGTGTATAGCAGCTCACGTCTGCAGGGAAGATATGCACAGAGCTACACCCCCAG TGCTCCCATGGACACCAGCCTTCTGAGTAATATCCAGAAGTTATTCTCAGAGAGAATAGACATATTTAGCACTGTGCAGTTTAACAAG GTTTCTATCCTTACCGGTATTATAAAAATCAGCCTTAAGACATTCCTGGAGTGTGTCCGCCTCCGCACATTTGGCCGCTTCGGTCTGCAGCAAATACAAGTTGATTGTCACTACCTGCAGCTGTACCTGTGGCGATTTGTCAGCGATGAAAATCTAGTCCATTGCCTCTTAGATGAGGTGGTGtgcagtgcagcccatcggtgcctggATCCTTCACCCATGGAGCAAAGTGTAATAGACGTCATATGTGAGCGAGGCTAA